ATCCGGGGCCGGGGGGCTCGGCCATAGCGTCGAGGTGTGAACGACGACCTCGCCTGCCTCATGTATCTGCTCGCCCACGACGACGCGGCCGAAGGCCCCTACGACCGTTCCCGCACGGAGCTGCTGGTCCGTGCCGCCGCCTTGATCGACCTCGCGCTGCGTGGCCGGCTGCGAGAGGACGGCCGCACGGTCACCGTGTCCGGCACGGAACCGACCGGCGAACCCGTCCTGGACGGGATTCTGCGTGACGCCGCCGGGCACGGCTGGAAGCAGCTCGTGCGCCGCCACCGCAGGCGGACGCTGGCAGAGGTGGAGGACCGGCTCGCCGTGGCGGGGCTCCTCACCGTGAGGGCACCCCGCACCCGCTTCGGCACCCGGCGGTCGACGGTGACGGACCACGCCGTGCCCGCCGCGGTGCGGGCCCGCGTGTCCGCGGCGCTGTACGGGGACGGCCCCGTGCGGGAGATCCCCGTCGCCGACGCCGCACTGCTGGCACTGGCCGCGGCGGGCGGCATCCGCTCGGCCGTGTCACGCCAGGACCACAGGACCTTCCGGGCCCGTATCGACGCGTGCGCGGGATCCCTCGGCGCCCTCGCGCCCGGCCTGGAGAAGGCAGTACGCACCCTGCCGATGACCATGATCGCCGCACAGGGCGGCATGGGCGGCAGCTGACCGAACCGGGAGACGATGAACATGCACCGCGTCCTGACCACCCTGGGCTGCGCCCTGACCGCCGTACTCGCGACGGCCTGGTCGGCTCCGCCACCGACAGAGCCCGCCGGGCCCGCCGCCACGACGGTACGCACGTCGGTGCCCGCCCAGTTCGCCGCCATCAGCACGACGGTCCGCACCCCCGACGGCCGAGTCCGCGGCACCGCCCGCGACGGCTACCGCACCTTCGAGGGCATCCCCTACGCGACACCCCCGGTCGGCCGGCTGCGTTGGACGCCGCCCCGCCGTCCGGCCCCCTGGTCCGGGGTACGGGACGCGACCCGGCCCGCGAGCGCCTGTCCGCAGCCGGCCGGTGAGGTGCCCGGCGGCAGCACCGACGAGGACTGTCTCCACCTGAACGTCACGACACCGGACACCGCCGGACCGGCACACCCGCGGCCGGTGATCGTGTGGCTCCACGGCGGCGGCTTCACCACCGGAGCGGGCAGCTCGTACGACGCCCACCGCATGGCCACCCGCGGCGACGTCGTGGTCGTCACCGTCAACTACCGCCTCGGCGTCCTCGGTTTCCTCGCGCACAGCGGCCTGCCCGGCTCCGGCACCTTCGGACTGGCCGACCAGCAGGCGGCGCTGCGCTGGGTCCGCGCCGAGATCGGCGCCTTCGGCGGCGACGCGCACAACGTGACGCTGGCCGGCGAGTCGGCCGGCGGCTACAGCGTCTGCGCCCAGCTCGCCTCACCCGCCGCCGCGGGACTCTTCGACCGGGCGATCATCGAGAGCGGCCCGTGCACCGGCCGCCCCGACCGGCCCTTCGCCCCGTCCTCCATCCCCCTGAACGCGGCACGCGCCAAGGGCGCGGCCCTCGCGGCACAGGTCGGCTGCGGCGCCGCCCGCGACGTGACGGCCTGCCTGCGACACGTGGACGTCGCCCATCTCCTCAGCGCCCAGGACACCGATCAACAGCCCGCGTACAGCACCCCGTTGCTGCCCAGTGACCCCGCTGCGGCCATCGCTGCCGGTCGTTTCCACCGCGTCCCCGTGCTCATCGGCAACAACCACGACGAGGGCAACGGCTGGGCCGCCGGGATCGTCCAAGCCGGCCATCCCGTCACCCCCGACACCTGGCCCGACGTCGCGGCCACCTTCTTCCCCTCCCCCGGTCAGGCGAAGAAGATCGTCCGCGAGTACCCGGTGCACCGCACCGACGGGGGACCGGTGTTCGGCGCGGTCATCGGAGATGCCAACTTCGCCTGCCCGACGGCGCGCACCGACGGCCTGCTCGGCGCCCAGGTGCCCGTCTGGCGCTACGAGTTCGCCGACGAGCACGCGCCGCCGCTCACCCCCGGCACACCTCCCTTCCCGCTCGGCGCCCCGCACGCCAGCGAACTGCCCTACCTGTTCGACCTGGGCGGCCGCCCCCGCCACCTGACAGCCGCGCAGCACCGGCTCGCCGACACCATGATCGGCTATTGGTCCCGCTTCGCCCGCGCTGCCGACCCGAACGGTCCGCCGTTGCCACGCTGGCCCCGACAGACGGTGGTGTCCCTGGCGCCGGACCACGTCGTCCCCACCCGCACGGCGGGGCACCGCCACCACTGCGCGTTCTGGAACACCCTCGGATGACCACGGACACGTGACCCGGCTCGGCTCAGGCCCGGTGTCGAAGACCGTCACGCCCTGATCGACTGCTGTCCAGGTGCACCACACACCTTGCAGAACCGGTTGGCCTGCAGGCCTTCGGTCTTCTCCGTCATGACCTCTCCCGGACGAGCGAACAGCGACCGCTGCCAGGCGCCCCGAGCAGCAGAGGAGATCTATTGGTGCCTTGACGGCGCCGGCGCGTCAACCTCGTGCGTCTTGGCGTCGGGCGCGCGGAAACATGCGCTGACCGACTTCCCGTGGGGACAGGGGTGCGACTCCCATGTGTCGGCCATGGCGTCCACGAGGAGCATGCCGCGCCCGCCAAGGCTCTCCGTGCCGGCCTCGCGAGGAACTGGCAGGTCGCCGGACCTGTCGTGCACGGAGACATGCAGGCAATGGTCGTCACAGGTCATCACCAACTGTGCGCTGCTGTGGGCGTGCCGGTGCGCATTGGTCACCAGCTCCGAGACGGTGAGCAGTACTGCGTCCACCGTCTGCGGAGCAGCGGTGGTCCAGCCCAGCGCCTCCAAATGCTCACGCGCCCAGTCACGGGCTGTCTTCACTTCGCTGTTCAAGGGCAGCGTGCGCGCCCAGCCCACTGCCCGGAGCGACGAACCTTCCATGGCGATCCTTCCTCGTTGAGGTGAGTGCGGTCAGCGATGGCCACCAAGCCTCCTCGGCAAGCATCCAACTTGGGCCCGGCACCGCGGGTCGGCAGCGGCTCCACGCGCCTGTTCGGCCAACCGTCGCCCCTGGGGACTCCTGGAGCCATCGCCCCTGGGGTCTCCTGGCGACCTGCTTGATGCCCTCCGTCGTGCCCGGCTTGACACTCCTCTCTCAAGGCACCGCGCCTGGACCTTCGGATACCCCCAACACGTCGACTCAGCCCTGCCGCCCGGCACCCCCAGACACGCCCCGTCAGCGCCGTCCCGGCTCTGCCGTCGCCGCAGTACGAGCGAGGGTGTCTTCCGGCACGTAGTCGGAGTACGCCTCACACCGGGCGCGCGACAGATCGGACGCGCGGTCCGCGAGCAGAGCGATGCCGAAACCGTCGCCAGTCGCGCACGGTCGTCGTGCCAGCGGAGGCACACCATTGACGTGCTCCCTGGCCTGAAGTCCAGCAGAAACGCCCACTCTGAGGTTGCACGTCAGAGCAGTGTTGAGATGCATTCATCCCCGGCGTGAACGCCCTCGTCGCACGACGTTCGCGGTCGGTGGCGGGCGCGTCGCACAAGCTGACGGCGGCGAGGTCGACATCGATGTCCGTCATCTCACTGGCATGGCATGTCGCGCGAACCGACCACAGTCCACTTCGTCCCCCGCTTCCCGCGTTGCCTGGGCCCACCTCGTACCCCGCTTTCCACGCAGGCCGCGCAGTGGCGTTACTCACCGAGAATCGCGGCAGGTCTCAGCCGGTTCCGGCGTATCGACGCCCACTTGTACGACCTCCGCTCCTCGACCGGTGGAAAGCCTTTCGCCGTCGAGAGCCGCGGCGAGGAGGGGGACCCGCCGGGTTCCGCGTCGTCGGCGAATTGGTCAGGCGGAGTCCGTGCACGTCGTCCCCAGCCGCACCTCGATCGGCGCCTCGCACCCCAAGGGACGTACAGCCGCTGGCTCCCGAATCGTTCGTTGCCCCGCCCCGGCGCTCTTCGGCCGGGGCGGGGCAAACGGTCGGGACGCCTGCTCACGCAAGCGCGCCACGGGGTCGCGCCGTCAGAGGAGGGGGCCGGGGTCTCCGGGCCGGATGCGTCCACGCCAGCCGGCGCCGCCGCCCTCGCGCTCCACGTAGTCCTTGAAACGGTGCAGGTCCCCCTTCACCCGCCGGTCGATCATGCCCAGTGCGTCCGCGCCCTTCTCGGCGACACCGGTGGGTTCGACGTCCATGGTCAGCTCGACCCGGGTGTGCGTGTCGTCCAACCGCTCGAACCGGACAGATCCGCTCTGCCGGGTGTCGCCTCCCACGGAACGCCAGGTGATCCGGTCGTCCGACAGCTGGTCGACGATCTCGGTGTCGAACTCGCGCCGCACCCCACCGATCTTGGTGATCCAGTGGTTGTGTCGGTCGTCGAGCTGCCTGACCTCCTCGACACCCTCCATGAACTGCGGGAACTCCTCGAACTGAGTCCACTGGTCGTAGGCCGTGCGCAGCGAAACCTCCACGTCGACCGCTTCCTTGACCGTACTCATGAGTCCCTCCTAGTGCTTCCTCGCCGGGGCCGGCCTCAGGAACGGACCGGCTTGCTGCGGCGTGTGCGAGACCCCGAGTACCCGGAAAAGCGCCCCGAAGACTCCCGACCTGGCCACTGGCAGGCGCCGGTCGGCTCTTGCGGGGAATCCGTCCGGTCATCAGCACCAAGGACGCCCGCGCCCACCAGGGCGCAGTGGTCCGGCGCCACAGGCCAGGACGAATGAGGCGCTCACCGTGGAAAACCGCAATGACCCCGAGGATGTCGCGCTGGCGTCGCACGAACGCCTCTCCCTGTTGCGTATCGAAGCAGCACTCCGCCAGGATCGACGCCTCGCCCGGCGTATGCGCCACCCCGGCTCCCGGCCATGCCTGCCCCTGTCGGTCCTGACGTGTGCCTCGCTGCTCCTCCTCGTCACGGGAATCCTCGCCACCAACCTCGTCGCCCCGTGGTGCTTCGCCGCGCTGTGGCCCGTCACCCTCCTACTGGGTTTGCGGCTGCTGCGCCATCCCAGCAGGGCCGAGGACCGCAGCAGGTCACGACCATGAACTCCTCGTCTTCGGCCGCCGGTTCACGGCGGCAGGCCCAGTTGCGTGGCAACGAAATCCACGAGCGGGGAATCACGCGGATCTGCGGCGCTCGGGGTGCCGCTCCGTCGATCCCGGCGGCCGGTACCGACGCCGCGGGCGTCGCCGGTACCTGTACCGCCTGCGGTTCTGGGAGCAGCGGGCGGCGGTCAAGCGCGAGCACGTGCGGGAAGTGGCTCCCGTCCTGCCCCGGCTCCGGAAACACACGGCCAGGGATCCCAGCAGCCGGGGACCTCTTCAAGGAGGGGCGGACCATCGCACCGGCCCTCGGCAGCCCGAGCGCGGGCGTCCGCTTCGGTGAAGCGGCCACGCAGGGTCCCGTGGAGGAAGCGGTGCTGCTGCTCCTGGCGTGGCTTCGGGTATCCCGTCGCCATGGGGAATTCGGCGGCCAGGAACGCCGAGGCGGGAATCAAGGGATCGTACTGGCTGGAGACCGCACCACCCAGCGAGCCACCCGCTCCCCCACCGTCGCGTGACCTCTGCGTCGACGTGGCCGGTGGTCGGCGGCGGCATCGCGGGACTCAGTACGGCCTGGAAACTGGCCAGGCAGGGGCGCGAGGTGGCCGTACTGGAGGCCGGACGGCTCGCCGCCGGGGTCACCGCTCGCACGACGGCGAAGCTGATCGCCCTGTACACGCTCGTCTACGACCATCTCCGCCGCACCCGCGGCCCCGAGGGCACACGACTGTACGCGCACTCGCAGAGCGCCGCGATCCGGCACGCCGCCGAGATCGTCGAGGAGTTGGACATCGACTGCGAGTGGGAGGAGGCGGCGGCTTTCAGGTATGCCGAGGACCCCCGGGGCGTGCCGAAGCTGCGGGCCGAGGGCCACTTCCCGCGCCTCACACTCACGTAACGGTGGGCCACGCAGGACAACGACACCGTGCCCCTCGCCGCACCGCTCCCGCCCGCAGCCGCCACACCTACGTGGCCATCGGCTCGGCGGCTGGGGGCGCCGTTCACCGCGACGAGAACGGTCAGCGCCACGCGGTCTCGGCCCGCTGAACCCACCTCGGCCGCATCGTGGCCTTCAACCGTGCGGAACAGGAATGGGAATGCCCGTGCCACGGCTCCCGCTCCGCCCAGGACGGACAGATCCTCCAGGGCCCCGCCGTACGGCCGATGGAGAAACGCGGCATCTGAACGACACGGCGTTTCACTGCCGTTCTCGATGGGAACCCGGTGCCCACCCCATCGAGAGCCTGACGCAGAGAGAAGTTGAAGCGCCGTGACCGCGCACACCGCCAAGCAGAAAGTCCTGAACGTGGCCAGGACCGGCTGGTCGAAGGCCCATGACCGCCGTGGCGAGGGCATACGCACGTGCGTCCGCGCGGTGGAGAGCAGCGGATCCCCATCCGCGGTGTCCACGAGCGCGGAGGGCAACATCGTCCGGGGCGAGGACTGACCGGCCCCCTTCGCAGGAAGCGCCACTCCTCGCGGCCGACTGCTGCGCCCCCTGGTCACCGGGGACTCACCAGCCTGCTCGCCGAACTCCTCCCCGAATTCCTCCCGAGCGAGCCCTCCCACGCGCCTTCAGCAGCGACTCCACCACCTACAACCTGGCGGGCCTCCTCGGCCCCGCGCTGGCGGCGATGCTCGCCGTTCGCCATTCCCGCCCAACCCACCGTCGAGCAGGGCTGGGGCTTCGCCGTCGCCAAGGTGAAGGAACTGCTGCGCAGCCACGGCGACGAAACCCACCGCCGACCATGTGTCCCGTTGCAGCGATTCCTCATGCTGTTGGTGGAACGGCGAGAGCTCCGGGCGGCACAGGCTTGAAACCGGTAGTGGCGCCGGTGCGCGTGGCTCGCCTTTGGGCGAGATCCGATGTGGCATAGGAAGTCGTACTGCCACACGCTGGAACCATGACAGCGCGCCGATCGTCGTGCACGGCCGCTCAAGGCGGGCGGTCGTCCGGTCATCGTGCGCGGTGAGGACGTCGGCCTGGCCCACTCAGACCACGAGGTCGTGCAGTTCCTGCGCCGCGCCGGTCTGGCGTTCGGTGAGGACGTCCTCGACGATCCAGTGCGGGTGGAGTGGAGAGGGGGTCGGGCGCACGATTACGAGCACGATTACGAGACTGCCTGATCTGGAAAGGCGCACGTCGCCGTCGGCGCACGCGTTGTGATGCGGCGGCCGACAGGCCCCCAGTGCCTGCGGAGATGCGATCCTCCGGATACCGGGCGCGGGCGCCACCACCTGCCGAGCCGCGGACAAAAGTGTGCACGGGCTCGATGTGCCAAGCAGACTGCGCAGCTCCCACTGCGCCCCCGCCGTCCTCCACCGATCGTGACCATGCCCGCCCGGGGATCCGTGGAAGGGAATCCGGTGCGGGCTGTAGTCATGGGTGATCGTGTGGCGCGGGAGGCACGGTTCAGCGGCGACGCAACATCATGACGACAGCGACGATGACAATGATGACGACGACGGTACCAAGACCTATGTACACGAGTTCCTCTTTCCTTCGGAGAGCGGCACCCATCGGTGCCGCAGAAACCCGAGTGCCCCCGTCAAAGCCTTTCAGCCCGCTCCGGTGAGTCTGTTGCCCCGCTGTGACATGCACCCATAACTGCTGGCGGAGTGCCCTAAAGAGGAGCCCCGACACCGGTCCGTCACCGGTCGGCCGGCGGAAGACGGGCAGCAATCACCACCTGATTGGCGACGGACACGGCACCCCGCTCAAGGTCATCACCACCGCGGCCAACGTGAACGACGTCACCCAGACCCTCGCTCTCGCCGACGGCATCCCGCCCATCACGGGCCGCCCCGGCCGGACACTACGACGCCGGTGCCTGCGGACCGCCCCAGTCCAGGCCCTCCGCCCACGTTGCGCCGAGTGGGCGGTGGTGCCCCGCAGGTCATGGGCGACGACGGCTGTGGCATCGCCGCGGACGAAGCGCTCGGCCGCCTCTCTTCGCAGCCGCTCACGAACCGCCCGGCGCTCAGCTCTCAGCCCGCCACCCTCCGCGCACCTCGTAGAAACGGCGTACTGCCGGGATCACCACCTGTCAGCCCAGCGAGCGCGGTCGAGGAAGTTGTGACCGACACCCATGGACTCCAGTGGCATCAACGTGCTCATCGCCGCCCACCGGACCGTCGAACCGGCTGCGCCTGGCGGGCGTGCGGGAATCCGTCCAGCGCGTCCTGAGAACCGTCGGCATTGATGCCCCCTCCCCTGTCACTCCACCGCCGAAGAGGCTCTGACCAGCTGAAACAGCCCACCTGGCGCCCCAGCGAGGGTCGTGCACGGGAAGTAATGCGTTCTTGGCGTCGTGACATGAAGCCCGAGGACTGGGGGCAGGCGCCATGAAATGAAGGGAAACCAGATGTATGCCATGAGCAACGCACACGGTCGGCCTGTACGGGAGGGCTCCTCGCAACGGCAGGCCGGGGGCAGGCATCGGCGCCATGGACGACGAGGGGGCCGGTGGCATCGCAGGCTTCTGGCCTACCGCGGCGTCGAACTGCTGCCCTCATCCGCTCTGGAGAGCGCGGGCGAGGAGTGCCTGTTGCTGGTACACATTCGCAAGGTGGTCGGGCGGGTGACCTATCGAGCGTGCGAGGAGTGCGCCGAGGGCGTGATCACCGATGTCGTCCTCGACGAACCGTTCCGCGACTGCGGGCTGGGCACCAGGGCGCTGTCGCATCTGCGCTCTCAGCATCCCGGTGTCACCTGGCACACCACGCTTGAGAAACGCCTCACTCGCGATCTGCTGCACCGCATGCGCATCCCCAAGACGGCCGTGGGAGGGACCTGCTCCCACCTTCGGTCCGTCGTCGTTGCCCCTGCCGACAGTTGAGCGGTACCAGCGGTACTGAGGCTGATCCGCCGGGCACCGTCGGGCCCACACAGGCCGGATACGCGCTGATCTGTCAGCGTCAACGGCCCTTCCCCGCTTGCAGCTCGGCGAGCCCTGGTATGCAACCGAAAGGATCCAGGGGCCCCGGCGCGGGCTGCGTAAGGGGCAGCATGGCCTGGTGGCCTGCTGATCTGGATGGCAGGCTTCCCTCCACGTGAAGGGAGTGCCGCGGTGAGCGAGAATCAGCAAACGGAACGCCACTGGCCTGGGGGTTAGCGACGCTCGCCGGATGCATCGTGGTGATCATTGCCACCCAGCGTCAGGTGACCAGCAGGCGGTTGAAGAACGACCGGTAGTGGCGCAGTGCCAGACGCAGGTCCTCGGTGTTCGCCTGTTCGCCCCGGCTCCACTGTCCTTCCAGTTCTTGTTTGTGGTCGGCGAATGTGGCGGCCAGCCTTTGCATCACGTCGGCGACGAGGGCATCGGCAGTGTGCACGGCGCCGCGCGGGTCGTCCAGGAACCTGTTCTGCACCTCCTGCCAGCGCAGGCGGAACCCTTCCTCATCCTCGGGGGTAAGGAGTTGGAGGGCCTCGTCCTCGGCGTGGGCGCCCGGGGCGGTGGCTTGGCGCTGGGTGCCGGAGTCGGCTCCCGCCTCGTCCCGAGGGCCCAAGACGGCTCCGCCAGCCTCACCTTCGGCGGGCTTGCTCGACGTGTTCGTGCTCTCGCCAGGGAAGGTCGGCACTTCGGCCTGCCTACTCGCCGCGCCCTCCGGCGTGGACCTGTCGCGAGGTTGGGCGAGGTCGTCGGTGGACCGGCCGCTCGCGGCGGCGGTGTCCGGTATGCCTTCGCGTTGCATATCTCCTCCGTTCCCGGACACCTGGGCTTACGGATCGGGGCGACGGGCCGTTCGCTGAGCCGTTCAGGCTCGGGCGTGGCGGGGTCCGCCGCCGTCGGAGAGCAGCTCGTCGAACAGGGCCCGGTAGTGCACCATGGCGCCCCGCAACTGTTCGGTGGTCGCCTCGTGTCGGTTGCTGAGCGCCTCGACATCGTGGGCGGCCCGGTAGTGCTCGAGTGTGCGGCCGTGCTCGACCGAGAGGTCTTTGAGCTGTTGATCGAAGTCCTGGGTCGGGTAACCGCGTTCGTGCATCAAGGAGGTCACCAGGCGGTCCGCGTCATGCACGGCGTCCTCTGGACGGTCCACGAACTCATCCTGCGCGCTGGCCCAGTCCCGGGTGTACCGATCCCTGACACTGCTGTCCAGCGGCTTGATGTCCAGCGCGTCATGCCGCTTCTCGCGGGCCCTGAGCTCACGCTCGCCGGCCATGCGGCTGCCGGCATCCCCCATCGTGCGTTCATACTCCGGGCCGAAACGCTCACGCAGCTTCCGGCGGCGCATGACCATCGACGCCGCCACAGCCACGGCGATCACCACCACGATGGCAATGATGATCGCCAGAAGTGTCGATGTCGACATAGGGCAGAACCCCCTAACGTGAACGTCTTATATCCCTCTCTATTGTGAATTTCCGATTCTTTTCCGTTGAAACCGCGATACAGGGAGGAGTCACCGGCAGGCGTACCAGCCGTGCGGGGGTCCGCAACGCCGCTTGCGGTAGCGCGGGTGCGTGCTCGTACTGCAGGCGACTGCGAGTCTCGCCCAGATCGATCACTGTATGACGATCGGGGAGCGGCGCCGGGGCGAGGCCCGGTGGCCTCCGCCTCCCGAGTGGCTGCTGGAACGCGGTGCTCACCTGCCGGAGGAGACTCGCTGCTCGTGGGGCCGCCTCGGTGGGAGCGCGTCGGGGCAGAACGGGCGCATGGGTGTCCGGCGTGGGCGTTTGTCGCGTGATCGCCTCCTGGAGGAGCCATCGAACGGCGGGCTGGTGGCGATCCCGCTCGTACTGATCGTGGCGATCACCGTGCTGGATCTCTACACGCCGGCCGACGTCCATCTTGGGCCTCTGCTGGTCATCGCGCCCGCGCTCACCGCCTCTCTCTCCGGGACGCGGGGGACCGCTCTCGTCGGGCCCTCGCGGTGGCGGCCCTGGTGCTCGTCGCCGCGCTCGAAGGCGGACTGACCACGGCCAACCGCACGGCGCAGATCCTCGCGCTGCTCGTCCTCTCCGCCCTGACAGTTTTCCTGCGATACGTCACGGAGCGGCGTGAACGTGCGCTGAGCCGGGCACGCTCGGTGGCGGCGACCACGCAACGGGTTCTCCTGCGGCCTCCGCCGCGCCGGATCGGGCCGTTGCGGGTGGCGTGGCTGTACCTGTCCGCGGAGGACGAAGCGGAGATCGGGGGTGATCTCTTTGCGGTCGGCCGGGCCGGGCATGCCGCGACCCGGGTGGTGATCGGCGATGTGCGGGGCCACGGCCTCGCCGCGATCGGTAAGGCCTCCCTGGTACTGAGTGCCTTCCGCGAGGGCACTCACCGCTGCGCCTCTCTGCTTGAACTGGTCACTGCCCTTGACGACAGCGTCAGCCGGAACATGGACGACGTGGCAGACACCAGTGTCATCGAGGCCCGCTCACCGGCCAGAGCGTTCTATCCGCTCGCCGAGCGGGTGGCGTCCTTCCCCGCCACAGGCCCCGACGATCTGCTGGACCGGATCCATCACGACCTGCTCGCCCACATCGGCGGACCTCCCGCTGACGACGCCGCCATCCTGATCATCGAACACACCCCCTCGCACCAGCTCCTTCGGCCCCGCACCCACTAGAAAAGCCTCAACAACTCCCCCCGGCTCCGCACCGGCGCCACATCCCAACTCCCGGCCAGCCAACCCATGGCCACCGTCTCCCTGTACTCCCACCGGCGAGGGAAAGCGCGGGCGTGAGCAGACAGGCAGGCGGCTGGGCATGGTTACCAGTGACGCTGCTGAAACTGGTCGGCCGTCGTCATCGCCCCCAACACCGGCGACTGCCGGAACGCGGGGAAGCGCTCCAAGGGCGTCAGGAGCGACACGGCGCTGCGCGCGCCTACCGAGGGCGGCGCGCCGGCCTGCCCGCACTGCCGGCGGGACGCCTTGGCCTGAGCCACGGATTCGTTCAGCGCGGCCAACAGGTCGCCAGTGTGCCGCTGAGGCGCCCGAGCCATGCCCGGGAGGTCGCGGCCGTGATCGCGTTCCTCGCAGAGGGGCTCGTTCTACGCCACGGGCGCGGCCGCTTCTTGCGTGAAGGCCGGAGTGATGCTGCGGATGGGAGCGCGGACCGGCAGCCACGTCCCCGACGAGGCCTGGCGCGTCTCTCAGCATGTGCAGGAGGCCTTATCCGATCAGGGTCACCACCATGGCGATCAGCCCGATCGCTATCAGTGCCACCACCACCATGATCAGGACGAGTGCCATCGGTCCCCATGCCTTGCCCTGCTCGGGTGGCTCCGGATGGGAGATGCCATAGATGCCCCCTTCGGCGGGCGGTGTCTCACCGGGTGACACACCGCGGCCCGGCTCGATGTCCGGGGTTCGCGTCGGGTCGGGGTCAGGAGTCGTCATGGCGCACGCTCCTCTCGGGGCCCAGCTCTTCGTGGGCTGGTCACGTCGTTGGGTTTAACGGATGTTCAGCGGGCCGTGGGGCGGCGTGGTGGGCGTGGGGCCCGACCACGTTGGAGTGGCGCAGAGCAGGCCGATCGATTCGAGTCTCCAGGCATCACACCACCATCGTATGGAGGAGGACGCGTTGCTTGTCGGGCCGCGCAGCGCTGATGTCGCCGAGAGCGGACTCTGGGTCGCGTTCAATGGCCAGGTCTCCGATGGTGACGATGCCCACCGC
This portion of the Streptomyces mirabilis genome encodes:
- a CDS encoding CBS domain-containing protein → MEVREHSIRRVPVVDEAQHAVGIVTIGDLAIERDPESALGDISAARPDKQRVLLHTMVV
- a CDS encoding SRPBCC family protein, producing the protein MSTVKEAVDVEVSLRTAYDQWTQFEEFPQFMEGVEEVRQLDDRHNHWITKIGGVRREFDTEIVDQLSDDRITWRSVGGDTRQSGSVRFERLDDTHTRVELTMDVEPTGVAEKGADALGMIDRRVKGDLHRFKDYVEREGGGAGWRGRIRPGDPGPLL
- a CDS encoding DUF6233 domain-containing protein, giving the protein MAPNTGDCRNAGKRSKGVRSDTALRAPTEGGAPACPHCRRDALA
- a CDS encoding ATP-binding protein, whose translation is MEGSSLRAVGWARTLPLNSEVKTARDWAREHLEALGWTTAAPQTVDAVLLTVSELVTNAHRHAHSSAQLVMTCDDHCLHVSVHDRSGDLPVPREAGTESLGGRGMLLVDAMADTWESHPCPHGKSVSACFRAPDAKTHEVDAPAPSRHQ
- a CDS encoding GOLPH3/VPS74 family protein gives rise to the protein MNDDLACLMYLLAHDDAAEGPYDRSRTELLVRAAALIDLALRGRLREDGRTVTVSGTEPTGEPVLDGILRDAAGHGWKQLVRRHRRRTLAEVEDRLAVAGLLTVRAPRTRFGTRRSTVTDHAVPAAVRARVSAALYGDGPVREIPVADAALLALAAAGGIRSAVSRQDHRTFRARIDACAGSLGALAPGLEKAVRTLPMTMIAAQGGMGGS
- a CDS encoding DUF3040 domain-containing protein, whose protein sequence is MENRNDPEDVALASHERLSLLRIEAALRQDRRLARRMRHPGSRPCLPLSVLTCASLLLLVTGILATNLVAPWCFAALWPVTLLLGLRLLRHPSRAEDRSRSRP
- a CDS encoding PP2C family protein-serine/threonine phosphatase, translating into MAALVLVAALEGGLTTANRTAQILALLVLSALTVFLRYVTERRERALSRARSVAATTQRVLLRPPPRRIGPLRVAWLYLSAEDEAEIGGDLFAVGRAGHAATRVVIGDVRGHGLAAIGKASLVLSAFREGTHRCASLLELVTALDDSVSRNMDDVADTSVIEARSPARAFYPLAERVASFPATGPDDLLDRIHHDLLAHIGGPPADDAAILIIEHTPSHQLLRPRTH
- a CDS encoding carboxylesterase/lipase family protein; the encoded protein is MNMHRVLTTLGCALTAVLATAWSAPPPTEPAGPAATTVRTSVPAQFAAISTTVRTPDGRVRGTARDGYRTFEGIPYATPPVGRLRWTPPRRPAPWSGVRDATRPASACPQPAGEVPGGSTDEDCLHLNVTTPDTAGPAHPRPVIVWLHGGGFTTGAGSSYDAHRMATRGDVVVVTVNYRLGVLGFLAHSGLPGSGTFGLADQQAALRWVRAEIGAFGGDAHNVTLAGESAGGYSVCAQLASPAAAGLFDRAIIESGPCTGRPDRPFAPSSIPLNAARAKGAALAAQVGCGAARDVTACLRHVDVAHLLSAQDTDQQPAYSTPLLPSDPAAAIAAGRFHRVPVLIGNNHDEGNGWAAGIVQAGHPVTPDTWPDVAATFFPSPGQAKKIVREYPVHRTDGGPVFGAVIGDANFACPTARTDGLLGAQVPVWRYEFADEHAPPLTPGTPPFPLGAPHASELPYLFDLGGRPRHLTAAQHRLADTMIGYWSRFARAADPNGPPLPRWPRQTVVSLAPDHVVPTRTAGHRHHCAFWNTLG
- a CDS encoding transposase, producing the protein MTCTHNCWRSALKRSPDTGPSPVGRRKTGSNHHLIGDGHGTPLKVITTAANVNDVTQTLALADGIPPITGRPGRTLRRRCLRTAPVQALRPRCAEWAVVPRRSWATTAVASPRTKRSAASLRSRSRTARRSALSPPPSAHLVETAYCRDHHLSAQRARSRKL
- a CDS encoding DUF6480 family protein produces the protein MTTPDPDPTRTPDIEPGRGVSPGETPPAEGGIYGISHPEPPEQGKAWGPMALVLIMVVVALIAIGLIAMVVTLIG
- a CDS encoding N-acetyltransferase, translated to MLVHIRKVVGRVTYRACEECAEGVITDVVLDEPFRDCGLGTRALSHLRSQHPGVTWHTTLEKRLTRDLLHRMRIPKTAVGGTCSHLRSVVVAPADS